The following coding sequences are from one Verrucomicrobiota bacterium window:
- a CDS encoding sigma-54 dependent transcriptional regulator yields the protein MDKLLLVDDEADVRYSFQRIFHSPEVEFATASSGEEALRLIPKLKPDLVIMDVRMTGLSGLETLRRLRQMDAKLPVIMMTAYGTTQTAIEAMKLGAFDYLLKPFDVPKLKQIVATALKAAHDMKQVVSYQPLLESEEHEQGIVGRSQPMQEVYKLIGQLAASDATALVTGESGTGKELVARAIYHHSRRNGHPFLAINCAAIPENLLESELFGHEKGAFTGANAQRIGKFEQCNHGTIFLDEIGDMTPATQTKMLRVLQSGTFERVGGNQSVQVDVRIIAATNKPLERAVAAREFREDLFYRLNVVRIHLPPLRERREDIKLLVHYFAKKFARQFKQPPKSVAQEAMQALEQHPWPGNVRELENAIQRAIVVAKSPVLMAADLPPEIIARATSVTPGLAPAAAAEPAAPSPAPAEGGSLTVADLAQKLFAWARQNPEAEVLPTVERELVIQALRATLGNQVQAAKLLGITRATLRKRVEQFNIKKEVSVQ from the coding sequence CGACCGCCTCAAGCGGTGAGGAGGCCCTGCGGCTGATTCCCAAACTCAAGCCGGACCTCGTCATCATGGATGTGCGCATGACCGGCCTGAGCGGGTTGGAAACGCTGCGCCGGCTGCGCCAGATGGATGCCAAGCTGCCGGTGATCATGATGACGGCCTACGGCACCACGCAGACGGCCATCGAGGCGATGAAGCTGGGCGCATTTGATTATCTGCTGAAGCCGTTTGATGTGCCCAAGCTGAAACAGATCGTGGCCACCGCGCTCAAAGCCGCCCACGACATGAAGCAGGTGGTCTCCTACCAGCCGCTGCTGGAATCGGAGGAGCATGAGCAGGGCATCGTGGGCCGCAGCCAGCCCATGCAGGAGGTGTACAAGCTCATCGGGCAACTGGCCGCCTCGGACGCGACCGCGCTGGTCACCGGGGAGAGCGGCACGGGCAAGGAGCTGGTGGCGCGCGCGATCTATCACCACAGCCGGCGCAACGGGCATCCGTTCCTGGCCATCAATTGCGCCGCCATTCCGGAGAACTTGTTGGAAAGCGAGTTGTTCGGGCATGAGAAAGGCGCGTTCACCGGCGCCAACGCCCAGCGCATCGGCAAGTTCGAGCAGTGCAATCACGGGACGATTTTCCTGGATGAGATCGGGGACATGACGCCGGCGACGCAGACGAAGATGCTGCGGGTGCTGCAATCCGGCACGTTCGAGCGGGTGGGGGGGAACCAGTCGGTGCAGGTGGATGTGCGCATCATCGCCGCCACGAACAAGCCGCTGGAGCGGGCGGTGGCCGCCCGGGAGTTCCGCGAGGATCTGTTCTACCGGTTGAACGTGGTGCGCATTCATCTGCCGCCGTTGCGCGAGCGCCGCGAGGATATCAAGCTGCTGGTGCATTATTTTGCGAAGAAGTTCGCCCGGCAGTTCAAGCAGCCGCCCAAGTCCGTCGCGCAGGAGGCGATGCAGGCGCTGGAGCAGCATCCCTGGCCGGGCAATGTGCGCGAGTTGGAGAACGCCATCCAGCGCGCCATCGTGGTGGCCAAGAGCCCCGTGCTCATGGCGGCGGATCTGCCTCCGGAAATCATCGCCCGGGCCACCAGTGTCACGCCCGGCCTCGCGCCCGCCGCCGCCGCCGAACCCGCGGCCCCATCCCCCGCCCCGGCGGAGGGCGGCTCCCTCACGGTGGCAGACCTGGCACAAAAGCTGTTTGCCTGGGCGCGGCAGAATCCCGAGGCGGAAGTGCTGCCCACGGTGGAGCGGGAGCTGGTCATCCAGGCGCTCCGGGCCACGCTCGGCAACCAGGTGCAGGCGGCGAAATTATTGGGCATCACCCGCGCCACGCTGCGCAAACGGGTAGAACAGTTTAATATTAAAAAAGAAGTATCCGTTCAATAA